The following are from one region of the Arachis duranensis cultivar V14167 chromosome 10, aradu.V14167.gnm2.J7QH, whole genome shotgun sequence genome:
- the LOC107469801 gene encoding inactive casein kinase II subunit alpha-2-like, with product MATTTTKIVEARVSEEGIIKTFHNDDDEALDAAENGVAGADDYEVVRKVGRGKYSEVFVGVYSTDNEKCIIKILKPVKKKKLKREIKILHNLCGGPNVIKLLDIVRD from the exons ATGGCAACTACAACTACTAAAATTGTAGAAGCTAGGGTTTCTGAAGAAGGGATCATTAAAACATTTCATAATGACGATGATGAAGCGCTCGATGCTGCGGAGAATGGAGTTGCg GGAGCAGATGACTACGAGGTTGTGAGGAAGGTGGGAAGAGGGAAATATAGCGAGGTCTTTGTGGGTGTTTACTCCACCGATAATGAAAAATGCATCATCAAGATCCTCAAACCCGTCAAGAAGAAAAAG TTAAAGAGGGAGATCAAAATATTGCATAATCTTTGTGGAGGTCCCAATGTTATAAAGCTGCTTGACATTGTTAGGGACTAG